Part of the Spirochaetota bacterium genome is shown below.
ATAAAGGCGATGAATGCGGGCATGAAGAATGCCCTTGCCTTCCCATGCTGTTTGTATCCGAGAAATACCGCCCCGTGCAGGGCGCAATAAAACAACGTGGACGATCCCATGAAAAGCGAGAACGGATCGATAAGCGCAGGGAGTATGGTGAACGATCCGCTCTCAAAAGGTATGCCGCGCATGACATTTCCTGCTACGAATCCGACGGCGAATGCGATGAAGGCGCTGCCAATGCCAAAAAATAGAAAGAGGGTGTTTTTCAGGAATGCGTTCGTGACCTTATCGTAGAACTCAAGCGAGATGCCCCGGAATATTATCGCCGCGGCAAGCAGTATGGCAGGAATATAGAATGAACTCAGTATCGCCGCGTACACGGGGCTGAACGCGGCCATGAGAAGCACCACCGCGCTCAGCAGCCACACCTCATTCCCGTTCCATATCGGCCAGAGCGCATACGCCGCCGCCGCTTTATCGCGGGTATCGCGAAGGAAAAGCGAGAGCGTTCCGACGCCGAGATCGAATCCATCGGCGATGAGATATATCGCCGTGAGCGATGCGAACAGTATGAAGCATACCGCTTCCAGCATATCAACCCCCGACGTCGAGCGCTTTATCCACCGGCGGGCCTTTGCGCAGTATTCGTACGAAGAGGAACAGATAGAGCGATATGATGATGATGTAGAGCGCGCCGATGAGCACAAGCGAGAAGATAAGCGCGTTCGCGGATACGGAAATCGATACGGCGTCTTTTGTCCTCAGCAAACCGTATATTATCCACGGTTGTCTGCCGACCTCGGTCGTGATCCAGCCGAGCTGTGTTGCGACAATGGGCAGGGGAGACAGGAATGCCAATAGATAGAGCAGGGGCTTCATGACGGATAGTTTCCCGGTCACGTGCAGGATCAGAGAGGATGCCATTATGACTATCATGGCGATGCCGATGGCTACCATGGCATGGAATGACAGGAAGGTGATCGCATGCGGCGGTCGGTCCTCTTCGGGGAACGATCGCATCCCGGCGACGACATGATCGCGATTGCCGCTCAGCATGACGCTCAATAATCCCGGTATCTCGATGCGATTGGTGATGTATGGCGGCTGCTCTATCGGGATGCCGAAAACAAGCAGGGGGGCATTACTCTGTGTTTCGTAGAGCCCTTCCATGGTGGCAAGATTCGCCGGCTGCGTTTCCGCGACCGCCAGCACCTGCATATGACCGAACGGTATTACTTGCACCACGGAAAGTACGAGACCTGCCGTAAGCCCCATGAGCAGCGTTTTTTTCGCATAGACGATCGCCTTCTTCGTCGCGATGAGATACGCGCTGATACCGC
Proteins encoded:
- a CDS encoding cytochrome d ubiquinol oxidase subunit II; amino-acid sequence: MLEAVCFILFASLTAIYLIADGFDLGVGTLSLFLRDTRDKAAAAYALWPIWNGNEVWLLSAVVLLMAAFSPVYAAILSSFYIPAILLAAAIIFRGISLEFYDKVTNAFLKNTLFLFFGIGSAFIAFAVGFVAGNVMRGIPFESGSFTILPALIDPFSLFMGSSTLFYCALHGAVFLGYKQHGKARAFFMPAFIAFIASAAGATLSGTLTTSLGTALGKPLVFPAVGLCMAALTSLFFASRRGHTRTAFVLSSLLGIGAVISCAAIMFPNMLATPGRMLTAYSAASSNLPVIIAITITGIPLAICFNILSYWVFRTVRKKQ
- a CDS encoding cytochrome ubiquinol oxidase subunit I: DEENIMFEVALARMQFALTIGFHFLFPPITIGLIWFILVIETLGWRRNDRSYTALGVFFGKIFTITFAVGVVSGIVMSLQFGTNWGEFTKYSNALFSSILLIEIFFAFFIESTFLGIYLFGRHKVPRWLHWFSIVMLALGATLSAFWIIAANSWMHSPAGYALSNGKVVLTDLGAAIFNKTTFPRFFHTIVSCLVIGAFFVSGISAYLIATKKAIVYAKKTLLMGLTAGLVLSVVQVIPFGHMQVLAVAETQPANLATMEGLYETQSNAPLLVFGIPIEQPPYITNRIEIPGLLSVMLSGNRDHVVAGMRSFPEEDRPPHAITFLSFHAMVAIGIAMIVIMASSLILHVTGKLSVMKPLLYLLAFLSPLPIVATQLGWITTEVGRQPWIIYGLLRTKDAVSISVSANALIFSLVLIGALYIIIISLYLFLFVRILRKGPPVDKALDVGG